In Candidatus Contubernalis alkalaceticus, the following proteins share a genomic window:
- a CDS encoding flagellar protein FlaG, producing the protein MKIDGTDPLTLNKIKDQTQKLQVQSSGEVFTDTQMKNRQETIRGKNTPREENQNYNERLESAVKQANETAEAVNLSLRFEIHESSQRVMVRVVNLAEDEVIKEIPPEKVLNLVGQIQEMIGLMLDEKR; encoded by the coding sequence ATGAAGATTGACGGCACCGATCCCTTGACTTTAAATAAGATAAAGGATCAGACACAAAAGCTGCAGGTACAGAGTTCCGGAGAAGTATTTACCGATACCCAGATGAAGAATCGCCAGGAGACCATACGGGGTAAAAATACCCCCCGGGAGGAAAATCAAAACTATAATGAAAGGTTGGAAAGTGCAGTAAAACAGGCCAATGAGACTGCGGAGGCAGTAAACTTGAGCCTCCGTTTTGAAATTCACGAGAGCTCCCAACGGGTTATGGTTAGGGTGGTGAATTTGGCAGAAGACGAGGTGATAAAAGAGATTCCTCCGGAAAAAGTGCTTAACTTAGTTGGGCAGATTCAGGAGATGATCGGTCTTATGTTGGATGAGAAAAGGTGA
- the fliS gene encoding flagellar export chaperone FliS, whose amino-acid sequence MMLANPYQKYQHNQVETSTPGKLLLMLYNGALKFIREARKAAEEKNIEKVNNKIGRAQDIIFELMSSLNFEQGKIAENLYALYDYMNQRLIEANIKKDDKILAEVEGMLESLRDTWKEAILNNN is encoded by the coding sequence ATCATGCTGGCTAACCCATATCAGAAATATCAGCACAACCAGGTGGAGACGTCTACACCTGGGAAGCTTTTGCTTATGTTATATAATGGTGCCCTAAAATTTATTAGGGAAGCCAGAAAAGCAGCAGAGGAGAAAAATATAGAAAAGGTCAACAATAAAATTGGCCGGGCTCAGGATATAATCTTTGAATTAATGTCTTCTCTGAACTTTGAGCAGGGGAAAATAGCGGAAAACCTGTATGCCCTTTATGATTATATGAATCAACGTTTAATAGAAGCCAATATTAAAAAAGATGATAAAATACTGGCGGAAGTGGAAGGTATGCTGGAAAGCCTGAGGGATACCTGGAAAGAGGCCATCCTTAATAATAATTAA
- the flgB gene encoding flagellar basal body rod protein FlgB, with the protein MANSIFSGDVLTLLQKGLGAASLSQKVSANNIANVNTPYFKRSQVVFQDHLAQAYKKAGAGLAVTRPGHMGGGASNTKDVNPRVEKDTATRMRSDGNNVDVDREMAELTMNQLYYNALSQSIDGKLGMLRYVINDGRR; encoded by the coding sequence TTGGCAAACTCAATCTTTTCAGGGGATGTGCTTACCCTGCTGCAAAAAGGTTTAGGTGCAGCGTCACTAAGTCAGAAGGTGTCTGCCAACAACATCGCCAATGTTAATACTCCTTATTTTAAGCGTTCCCAAGTGGTTTTTCAAGACCACCTGGCACAGGCTTACAAAAAGGCGGGTGCCGGGTTGGCGGTTACCAGGCCCGGCCATATGGGTGGCGGTGCTTCTAACACAAAAGACGTTAACCCTCGGGTGGAGAAGGATACTGCCACCCGCATGCGAAGTGACGGCAACAACGTGGATGTGGACCGGGAAATGGCAGAGCTAACCATGAATCAGCTCTACTATAATGCCCTGTCTCAATCGATAGATGGAAAGTTAGGTATGTTACGGTATGTTATTAATGATGGGAGGCGGTAA
- the flgC gene encoding flagellar basal body rod protein FlgC, protein MFHALSVSASGMTAERFRLDLIANNLANINTTRTAEGGPYRRQSAIFSEALTQALNGAPTKSAGVRVVGVARDETPPRLNYDPTHPDADEEGYVAMPNVNVINEMVDMITATRAYEANVTATNAYKSMFLKALEIGRG, encoded by the coding sequence ATGTTTCATGCCTTGAGTGTTAGTGCCAGTGGAATGACCGCGGAGCGTTTTCGCCTGGATTTGATCGCCAACAATCTGGCCAATATAAATACTACCAGGACGGCTGAAGGAGGCCCTTACAGAAGGCAGTCGGCCATTTTTTCTGAAGCGCTTACCCAGGCCTTAAATGGTGCCCCCACCAAAAGCGCTGGAGTTCGGGTAGTTGGTGTTGCTCGGGATGAGACCCCGCCCCGGTTGAACTATGATCCCACTCATCCCGATGCAGATGAAGAAGGTTACGTGGCCATGCCCAATGTAAATGTCATAAATGAGATGGTGGATATGATTACTGCCACCAGGGCTTATGAGGCCAATGTTACAGCTACTAACGCCTATAAAAGTATGTTCTTAAAGGCTCTGGAAATTGGACGTGGTTAG
- the fliE gene encoding flagellar hook-basal body complex protein FliE, producing MRINPINLLMPEPAARIQKNDQVENAKSFGQVLQQALQDVNSLQVQADDLTARMVLGEVEDVHEVMLASEQAKMALQLTVQIRNKLIEAYQEVSRMQF from the coding sequence ATGAGGATAAATCCAATAAATTTGTTGATGCCTGAACCGGCAGCCAGGATTCAAAAAAATGACCAGGTGGAGAACGCTAAATCCTTTGGACAGGTTCTCCAACAGGCTCTGCAGGATGTTAATTCCCTGCAGGTACAAGCAGATGACTTAACAGCCCGGATGGTTCTTGGAGAAGTTGAAGATGTTCATGAGGTTATGCTGGCCTCGGAGCAGGCTAAGATGGCCCTGCAGTTGACGGTACAGATTCGCAATAAACTGATAGAGGCTTACCAGGAAGTGTCACGGATGCAGTTTTAA
- the fliF gene encoding flagellar basal-body MS-ring/collar protein FliF — translation MEEEQKSINSYMALWQNMSRNKKISILVFLGALTLALILFISYFSSPQMEVLFRGLSPENSSSVLARLDEMAVPYEVAPGGSILVHRDTVDELRIRLSSDGGLYSGGIGFELFDQTKLGTTEAERNINYQRALEGELQRTINQIEGVEMARVHLVLPEPSVFLMETSAPTASIFLKLNPLSTIRQDQVNGIVYLVAGSVEKLKAEDVTVIDTQGHILSHLQEEGGPFGGGLASATLSQMEIKKAFEKEMENRVQSVLERVLGAGTVVAMVTADLDFNSEEVTEIIYGEPVIRSRHSSEEEYEGTGMVPGGIAGVESNIPGYPFGEVGAGESYYTHYEEIENFEVSEVVTHTVKAPGEVRSISASIIYDNQRGTLSPRQMEDIEDLVATALGMVEERDQISVASINFDTTHLEETIIAMEEAAQLERRNVYIQYGLIALGLILLFVLIIIVVRKSFEIIQDKAMYSQMAAAQGEVQEEEEDEPELKMPELSEEAKKQRRLKEYVAKQPEGVVSLLRTWMAEDKG, via the coding sequence TTGGAGGAAGAGCAAAAAAGTATTAATTCCTATATGGCCCTATGGCAGAACATGAGCAGGAATAAAAAAATAAGCATATTGGTTTTTTTAGGGGCTCTGACTTTAGCTCTCATTCTGTTTATTAGCTATTTCTCCTCTCCTCAGATGGAGGTTCTGTTTCGGGGGCTTAGCCCCGAGAATTCCTCTTCAGTACTGGCCCGTCTAGATGAGATGGCAGTTCCTTATGAAGTCGCTCCCGGAGGGTCCATATTGGTACATCGGGATACTGTGGACGAGCTGCGGATCCGTTTAAGCAGTGATGGTGGCCTCTATAGTGGGGGTATTGGATTTGAGCTTTTTGACCAAACCAAGCTTGGCACCACAGAAGCAGAACGGAATATTAATTATCAGCGGGCCCTGGAGGGGGAACTGCAGCGCACTATAAATCAAATTGAAGGGGTAGAAATGGCCCGGGTTCATTTGGTCCTCCCGGAGCCCAGTGTTTTTTTAATGGAAACCTCTGCTCCTACAGCTTCAATATTTTTAAAATTAAATCCCCTAAGCACCATTCGCCAAGATCAGGTAAACGGTATTGTTTACTTAGTAGCGGGCAGTGTGGAAAAACTTAAGGCAGAGGATGTAACGGTTATTGATACCCAGGGTCATATCCTTTCTCATTTACAGGAGGAAGGTGGACCCTTTGGAGGAGGTTTGGCCTCTGCTACCTTAAGTCAAATGGAGATAAAGAAAGCCTTTGAAAAGGAAATGGAAAATCGAGTTCAGAGTGTGCTGGAGCGGGTCCTGGGCGCGGGAACCGTGGTGGCCATGGTAACGGCAGACTTGGATTTTAACTCAGAGGAAGTAACAGAGATTATATATGGGGAACCGGTCATTAGAAGCCGTCACTCCAGTGAAGAAGAGTACGAGGGAACGGGCATGGTTCCGGGAGGAATCGCCGGTGTGGAATCTAATATCCCGGGTTATCCCTTTGGAGAGGTAGGAGCTGGGGAAAGCTATTATACCCATTATGAAGAGATAGAAAACTTTGAGGTATCGGAGGTTGTTACTCATACTGTTAAAGCCCCTGGAGAGGTTCGGAGCATTTCTGCCTCGATTATATATGATAATCAGCGGGGGACGTTGTCTCCCCGGCAGATGGAGGACATTGAAGATCTGGTGGCCACTGCTCTCGGGATGGTTGAGGAGAGAGATCAAATTAGTGTAGCCTCCATAAACTTTGATACCACTCACTTAGAAGAGACTATTATTGCTATGGAAGAAGCGGCTCAGTTAGAACGCCGCAATGTCTATATTCAATATGGGCTAATTGCGTTAGGATTAATACTGCTCTTTGTGTTAATTATAATAGTTGTTCGAAAATCCTTTGAAATTATTCAGGATAAGGCCATGTACAGTCAAATGGCAGCTGCTCAGGGGGAAGTGCAAGAAGAGGAAGAAGATGAGCCCGAACTTAAAATGCCGGAGCTATCAGAAGAAGCAAAAAAACAGCGTCGCCTAAAAGAATATGTAGCAAAACAGCCGGAGGGTGTGGTTTCACTGCTAAGGACTTGGATGGCGGAAGACAAGGGGTGA
- the fliG gene encoding flagellar motor switch protein FliG, protein MKRESELKGIEKVAVLLMSLGPDLSSKILKGFTETEIERITMEIANTTSVSADTISLVVDEFSLLSEARQYMLDGGITYAREILEKTLGTQKANIIIKKLQENSQIKPFDFVRKADPRQLANIIGSEHPQTIALIMSYLNSEQAAVVLSVLPSDMQPDIARRIAVMERTSPEILKEVENVLETRLSALVGQDYTLAGGIPSLVDILNQVDRSTEKLILEELEMQNAELVDEIRKRMFVFEDIVGLDDSSIQRVIREVDTKDLALALKGVNEDVSVRIFKNISKRGAEMLKEDIEFMGPVRLREVEEAQQRIVAVIRRLDESREIIISRGGEDVVIE, encoded by the coding sequence TTGAAACGGGAGAGCGAGCTTAAGGGGATAGAGAAAGTAGCTGTTTTATTAATGTCTCTTGGGCCTGATTTGTCATCTAAAATTTTGAAAGGTTTTACGGAAACTGAGATTGAACGCATAACCATGGAGATAGCTAATACTACTTCAGTGTCTGCAGATACCATAAGCCTTGTGGTGGATGAATTTTCTCTCCTTTCAGAAGCCCGTCAGTATATGTTAGATGGCGGAATAACCTATGCCAGAGAAATTTTAGAAAAAACTTTAGGTACCCAAAAGGCTAATATAATAATTAAAAAACTTCAGGAAAATTCTCAGATTAAGCCTTTTGACTTTGTGAGGAAGGCTGACCCCAGGCAGCTGGCTAATATCATTGGGAGTGAACATCCTCAGACGATTGCTTTAATTATGTCCTATTTAAACTCAGAACAGGCAGCTGTGGTTCTTTCCGTATTACCTTCTGATATGCAGCCTGACATTGCTCGTCGTATTGCTGTTATGGAAAGAACCTCCCCAGAGATTTTAAAGGAAGTGGAGAATGTATTGGAGACCCGTCTTTCTGCCCTGGTAGGTCAGGATTATACTTTGGCGGGGGGCATCCCATCTCTGGTAGATATTTTAAATCAGGTAGACCGCTCTACAGAAAAACTGATTTTAGAAGAACTGGAAATGCAGAATGCAGAGCTGGTTGATGAGATTCGCAAGCGCATGTTTGTTTTTGAGGATATAGTGGGGCTTGATGATTCCTCCATCCAACGGGTTATCCGGGAAGTGGATACCAAAGATCTGGCACTGGCCCTTAAAGGTGTGAACGAAGATGTCAGCGTTCGTATTTTCAAAAACATTTCCAAACGTGGAGCAGAAATGCTCAAGGAAGATATTGAGTTTATGGGTCCTGTTCGCCTGCGGGAAGTGGAAGAAGCTCAACAGCGGATTGTGGCTGTTATCAGACGTCTGGACGAATCCAGGGAAATTATTATTTCTCGGGGTGGGGAGGATGTAGTTATTGAATAA
- a CDS encoding FliH/SctL family protein: MNKVIKAPRESGVCQIPLKKEKEIEKPVEPSGQEKDEGENGAPSPDNMSFQLLEEARQEVKAIINKAESEAKSLQEAAYKKGLETGQAEGMAAVQRKEEKILKDARDVLTQTVKLREMVLQAAESQVVELALKIAEALIHKKLETEKNFVVDIVAEALALVVGEESIMVKVNPNDLKTCSKYKDFFQDIISEGAKFKLLQDENVPQGSCRVFTQDSLVESFLDERFKALKEALLKEADNAYLVQRDESR; encoded by the coding sequence TTGAATAAAGTAATTAAAGCTCCCAGGGAGTCAGGAGTATGTCAGATACCCTTAAAAAAGGAAAAAGAGATAGAAAAACCCGTGGAGCCTTCGGGCCAGGAAAAAGATGAAGGGGAGAATGGGGCCCCTTCTCCTGACAATATGTCTTTTCAGCTTCTAGAAGAAGCACGGCAGGAAGTTAAAGCTATAATTAATAAAGCAGAAAGCGAAGCCAAGTCTTTACAGGAAGCTGCATACAAAAAAGGTTTAGAAACGGGACAAGCAGAAGGCATGGCGGCTGTCCAAAGGAAAGAAGAGAAAATTTTAAAAGATGCCAGGGATGTTTTGACCCAAACGGTTAAGTTAAGAGAGATGGTGCTTCAAGCAGCGGAATCCCAGGTGGTGGAACTGGCCCTGAAGATAGCGGAAGCTTTAATACATAAAAAATTGGAGACGGAAAAGAATTTTGTTGTGGATATAGTGGCGGAAGCTCTTGCTTTAGTAGTCGGGGAGGAAAGTATCATGGTCAAGGTGAACCCTAATGATCTAAAAACTTGTTCTAAATATAAGGATTTTTTTCAAGATATTATATCGGAAGGAGCGAAGTTCAAGCTACTTCAGGATGAAAATGTGCCCCAGGGAAGCTGTCGGGTTTTTACTCAGGACAGCTTAGTAGAGTCCTTCCTTGATGAGCGTTTTAAAGCTCTAAAAGAAGCTCTTTTAAAGGAGGCAGACAATGCCTATCTTGTCCAGAGAGATGAATCTAGATAA
- the fliI gene encoding flagellar protein export ATPase FliI, giving the protein MPILSREMNLDKYFRLVENTSTLKRAGKVSQVIGLTIEIRGIKAALGELCQVRCNGSLSVPLEVVGFKDETVLAMPLGGLKGIAPGSPVLPMGNTFAVSVGFELLGKVLDGLGRPLLEERLPTDLVQSPVDADPINPLKRRRIEKILPTGVRAIDSLLTCGEGQRVGIFAGSGVGKSTLLGMMARYSEADVNVIGLIGERGREVGDFLEKDLGKEGLKRSVVVAATSDQPALVRIKGAMVAATMAEYFRDQGLKVLLMMDSVTRLAMAQREVGLAIGEPPATKGYTPSVFAMLPRILERAGKVEGGSITAFYTVLVEGDDFNEPITDAVRGILDGHIVLSRSLAAKNHFPAIDVLGSISRLMPDIAAQEHLEMAGKTKDLLAVYREAEDLINIGAYVNGSDPKVDKARKYVPEINKFLRQTLGDEVPFDQTLSLLKGLLK; this is encoded by the coding sequence ATGCCTATCTTGTCCAGAGAGATGAATCTAGATAAATATTTTAGGCTGGTAGAAAATACCTCAACTCTCAAGAGAGCGGGGAAAGTAAGCCAGGTGATTGGATTAACCATAGAGATAAGAGGTATAAAAGCTGCTTTGGGGGAGTTATGCCAGGTGCGGTGCAATGGTTCTTTATCTGTCCCCTTAGAGGTGGTTGGTTTTAAGGACGAGACTGTCTTGGCTATGCCTCTGGGAGGTTTAAAAGGGATTGCTCCCGGCAGCCCGGTGTTACCCATGGGAAATACTTTCGCTGTTTCTGTGGGGTTTGAGCTTTTAGGTAAAGTCTTAGACGGTTTAGGTCGGCCTTTGTTGGAAGAAAGGCTGCCAACTGATTTAGTTCAGAGTCCGGTAGATGCTGATCCCATAAACCCTTTAAAACGACGCCGTATAGAAAAGATTCTCCCTACCGGAGTCAGGGCCATTGATAGTCTATTAACCTGTGGTGAAGGTCAGCGGGTGGGGATTTTTGCCGGCAGTGGCGTGGGGAAGAGCACTCTGTTGGGGATGATGGCTCGTTACAGCGAAGCTGATGTCAATGTTATAGGCCTTATCGGTGAGCGGGGCCGGGAGGTAGGGGATTTTTTAGAAAAGGATTTGGGAAAAGAAGGGCTAAAACGTTCCGTGGTTGTAGCCGCCACTTCTGACCAGCCGGCTCTGGTTCGGATAAAAGGGGCCATGGTGGCAGCTACTATGGCTGAGTATTTCAGGGACCAAGGATTAAAAGTACTGTTGATGATGGATTCTGTTACCCGCCTGGCTATGGCTCAAAGGGAAGTGGGGCTGGCTATTGGTGAGCCTCCGGCCACCAAAGGATATACTCCCTCGGTCTTTGCAATGCTCCCCAGGATTTTAGAACGAGCTGGAAAGGTAGAAGGAGGGTCCATAACAGCCTTTTATACGGTGTTGGTGGAGGGAGATGACTTTAATGAGCCCATTACTGATGCTGTTCGGGGGATATTGGATGGACATATTGTCTTATCCCGTTCCCTGGCTGCTAAAAACCATTTTCCAGCCATTGATGTTTTAGGTAGTATCAGCCGTCTTATGCCGGATATTGCGGCTCAGGAGCATCTTGAAATGGCTGGAAAGACAAAGGATCTGCTGGCAGTTTATAGGGAGGCAGAAGATTTGATAAACATTGGGGCTTATGTGAATGGAAGCGATCCAAAAGTAGATAAAGCCAGAAAATATGTGCCGGAAATAAACAAGTTTCTACGTCAAACGTTAGGGGATGAAGTGCCTTTCGACCAGACTTTGTCGCTTCTTAAGGGGTTGTTAAAATGA